A single Anopheles funestus chromosome 2RL, idAnoFuneDA-416_04, whole genome shotgun sequence DNA region contains:
- the LOC125766401 gene encoding leucine--tRNA ligase, mitochondrial, with the protein MRFPHSLFLGRWLKGRRYLCSAVGDFMTCRELSPEMKRRMEQKWHNKLGDSRFDPSDTAKPKRYVLAMFPYPSGNLHMGHVRVYTISDAMARFYRLNGANVLHPMGWDAFGLPAENAAIQRKIPADTWTQRNIGEMRKQLEMLAFSFDWEREFATCQPEYYRWTQQLFLMLFKDGLAYQREALVNWDPVDQTVLADEQVDDNGCSWRSGAKVEKKVLRQWFVRTTTFAKPLLEGLSDPELEDWKDIIKLQRHWIGECEGYAFEFPIVGEHQMKTVSVWTREPEELRKAIFVAIHPANLLNSAKNNESKLENVIVKNPFTDDILPVIVTEQVPFPEGCDTYLAVDSEQNRKLAVAIGLNLDTEAKTNDENNAPGEDILQQALAKGIGGHPVSSKLRDWLISRQRFWGTPIPIIHCPSCGTVPVPEHDLPIQLPTDSVGVPLEQNEQWLRVNCPSCQRTDCRRESDTMDTFVDSSWYFLRFIDAHNKKRMFDQTLAHRMMPVDLYVGGKEHAVLHLYYARFVAHYLHSKGLLPTPEPFKRLLVQGMVMGRSYRVASSGKYIPVEEVEVVDEKHNKAIERTTGEPVSMLWEKMSKSKLNGVDPLEVLREHGCDTLRLILLADVAPTSHRNWSEATFPGILNWQKRLWMTLHDFRELRAKVNPETTEPPATEEFKEQEHKLWDARNYFTAGATFNYRHSHQLSVGISKMQGLTNAIRRATPDVVTHGRQYERALAAQIIMLAPMAPHFAAELWNQLVTAPHRVDRQESNNCGLRWDGTVFDQRWPEIDEDFPLDLTFKINGAECCILKIPAKRFNQLTHQESLDLALRQEPIVKLIGKRPLRTSDFLLYPSCEAILNVDLDRAILEEEGQDGQPSGKSKKEKKDKKMKKKKSLQVLHIG; encoded by the exons ATGCGGTTTCCTCacagtttgtttttgggacGATGGCTAAAAGGACGAAGATATTTGTGTTCCGCTGTTGGAGATTTTATG ACATGCCGGGAATTGTCGCCCGAAATGAAACGTCGGATGGAGCAGAAGTGGCACAACAAGCTAGGAGATTCTCGGTTTGACCCGTCTGATACGGCAAAGCCCAAGCGTTACGTGCTCGCAATGTTCCCGTATCCTTCCGGCAATCTGCACATGGGTCACGTCCGCGTGTACACAATCAGTGACGCAATGGCCCGGTTTTACCGGCTCAATGGTGCTAACGTTCTGCATCCGATGGGTTGGGATGCGTTCGGTTTACCGGCGGAAAACGCTGCCATACAACGAAAAATTCCAGCCGACACGTGGACCCAACGGAACATAGGCGAGATGCGCAAACAGCTAGAAATGCTTGCGTTCAGCTTCGATTGGGAGCGTGAATTTGCGACCTGCCAACCTGAATACTATCGCTGGACGCAGCAGCtgtttttgatgttgtttaAGGATGGGCTAGCATACCAGCGAGAAGCGCTTGTGAATTGGGATCCGGTCGATCAAACGGTATTGGCCGATGAACAGGTGGACGATAACGGTTGCTCTTGGCGTTCCGGGGCAAAGGTTGAGAAAAAGGTACTGCGACAATGGTTTGTCAGGACGACAACATTTGCCAAACCCCTGCTAGAGGGTCTAAGTGACCCTGAGCTGGAAGATTGGAAGGATATCATCAAGCTGCAGCGTCATTGGATCGGCGAGTGTGAGGGCTATGCATTCGAGTTTCCAATAGTTGGAGAACATCAAATGAAGACTGTTTCCGTTTGGACCCGTGAGCCGGAGGAACTTAGAAAAGCCATTTTTGTCGCCATTCATCCCGCCAATCTTTTGAACAGTGCTAAAAACAACGAAAGCAAACTGGAAAATGTCATCGTAAAGAATCCTTTTACCGATGATATACTGCCGGTGATCGTAACGGAACAAGTTCCCTTTCCGGAGGGATGCGACACTTACCTAGCTGTTGATAGTGAACAGAATCGTAAACTAGCGGTTGCAATTGGTTTGAATTTAGATACAGAAGCGAAAACAAATGATGAAAACAACGCTCCCGGCGAAGATATTCTTCAGCAAGCTCTCGCCAAAGGAATCGGTGGTCATCCGGTTAGTTCGAAGCTACGCGATTGGCTCATTTCACGACAACGGTTTTGGGGTACTCCGATACCGATTATACATTGTCCCAGTTGTGGAACAGTTCCGGTACCGGAGCACGACCTTCCCATACAATTGCCTACGGATTCTGTTGGAGTTCCGTTGGAGCAGAACGAGCAATGGCTAAGAGTGAATTGTCCCTCCTGTCAGCGTACGGACTGTCGACGAGAATCCGACACTATGGACACGTTTGTCGATAGTTCGTGGTACTTTTTGCGTTTCATCGATGCTCACAACAAAAAGCGGATGTTTGATCAAACGCTTGCCCATCGGATGATGCCAGTCGATCTTTACGTCGGAGGGAAGGAACACGCCGTGCTGCACCTTTACTACGCACGCTTCGTGGCCCATTATCTGCACAGCAAAGGGCTGCTACCCACACCGGAACCATTTAAGCGCCTTCTCGTACAAGGCATGGTAATGGGTCGCTCGTATCGTGTGGCTAGCAGTGGGAAGTACATTCCGGTTGAAGAGGTTGAAGTGGTGGACGAGAAGCACAATAAAGCGATCGAACGGACGACAGGTGAACCGGTCTCGATGCTGTGGGAAAAAATGTCCAAATCGAAGCTAAACGGTGTCGATCCGTTAGAGGTTTTGAGGGAGCACGGATGCGACACGTTACGACTGATTCTGTTGGCTGATGTGGCACCAACATCCCATCGTAATTGGTCCGAAGCGA CTTTTCCGGGAATTTTAAACTGGCAGAAGCGACTTTGGATGACGTTGCACGACTTCCGGGAACTACGGGCCAAAGTCAATCCGGAAACTACTGAACCACCTGCAACGGAAGAGTTTAAGGAACAGGAACACAAGTTGTGGGACGCTCGTAATTACTTTACGGCCGGTGCTACCTTCAACTACCGCCATTCACATCAGCTTAGTGTGGGCATTTCGAAGATGCAGGGCCTTACGAATGCTATCCGGCGTGCCACACCGGATGTGGTCACGCACGGGCGACAGTACGAACGTGCCCTTGCCGCACAGATTATTATGCTCGCCCCAATGGCACCTCACTTCGCAGCGGAACTTTGGAACCAGCTTGTCACTGCACCGCACCGAGTAGACCGGCAAGAATCGAACAATTGTGGGCTGCGATGGGACGGTACAGTGTTCGATCAACGTTGGCCAGAAATAGACGAGGATTTTCCACTTGATCTTACATTTAAG ATAAATGGTGCAGAATGTTGCATACTAAAAATTCCGGCCAAGCGCTTCAATCAGCTAACGCACCAGGAATCGCTTGATTTAGCACTACGTCAGGAACCGATCGTGAAGTTGATTGGAAAGCGACCACTTCGAACGAGCGATTTCCTCCTATATCCCAGCTGCGAAGCTATACTCAATGTAGATCTCGATCGGGCCATCCTCGAGGAGGAAGGACAAGACGGCCAACCATCGGGCAAgagtaaaaaggaaaagaaggataagaaaatgaagaagaaaaagtcaCTACAGGTGCTCCACATTGGGTAA
- the LOC125766431 gene encoding lateral signaling target protein 2 homolog — protein MNVTDDRLPKLEFTLSVDEENALTLYEELEQTDINPTNLNVNCCCGLLRTSPFHQPKSSSSPTGRLQVDPLRHEDGEQHGHHGHHQHHHHHRHEDDTEHDFLISTRSCEDDECDNALTERWRHNVTRRNERYRAFGLLESSILNSFQLQNFRRKTPSVFDSSSSSGQTSCSSTASSMIEDISDKIEEIGKLDTNIHSLMYKSVELHNDILSLEATTNRLIADAKKLSDDLDDVRFLDELIAILNGDIGPVIHREWPYKIDTDAPIEEGTPVT, from the exons ATGAACGTAACAGACGATCGACTCCCGAAGCTAGAGTTCACACTTTCGGTGGACGAAGAAAATGCTCTCACACTGTACGAGGAACTCGAGCAGACGGATATCAATCCAACCAATCTTAATGTGAACTGCTGCTGTGGTCTACTGCGCACCTCGCCCTTCCACCAGCCAAAGTCATCCTCAAGCCCTACCGGGCGCCTGCAGGTAGATCCGTTGCGACACGAAGACGGTGAACAACATGGACATCACGGCCAtcatcagcaccatcatcaccatcggcaTGAGGACGATACAGAACATGACTTTCTTATTTCTACACGATCCTGCGAGGATGACGAATGCGACAACGCACTAACCGAGCGATGGCGCCACAACGTGACACGACGCAACGAACGATACCGTGCGTTTGGGTTGCTAGAATCCAGCATTTTGAACAGCTTTCAGCTGCAAAACTTTCGCCGCAAGACGCCTAGTGTTTTCGATTCATCTAGCTCATCGGGGCAGACGAGTTGCAGTTCCACTGCATCGAGCATGATTGAGGACATATCGGATAAGATAGAGGAAATTGGAAAGCTCGACACCAACATCCATTCGCTCATGTACAAATCGGTCGAGCTGCATAATGACATACTG TCCTTGGAAGCCACCACCAACCGCCTAATAGCCGATGCGAAAAAACTCTCGGACGATCTGGACGATGTACGATTCCTAGACGAGCTGATAGCCATTCTAAACGGTGACATCGGTCCGGTGATACATCGCGAATGGCCGTACAAAATCGACACGGACGCCCCGATCGAAGAAGGCACGCCGGTCACCTAA
- the LOC125766390 gene encoding mucin-19, translated as MSTPKIRGKSGIHINDGIIGPSASSAAVGGVGGPAHNALLKIESVVPKLTTRGANGPGTNIVLASGHSTRLRTFHRSHSTLSSSYLRKVTAAAAADYNRQQRIHPGPVRPEPICERGSYGPSPPPPAAPSLSQALLDTTGQQLLAGYAETPPLDSTLIVQNGVPSIRRSQKDREKHPDRVNLDRKGLSSIPLIEDEPNLRLLSLQHNLINSFHIPPEADPNNNLNHHGPPPIAGGHCVINGGELKPATALYPSASSPPTPTKPSPSGTPTNGPMGATGPSSSSYGTTKPSAKQFLRQKSTSRGQLLMSTNLASLGPPGVSGTGNGPVTGSFIQSKITIGTKQSGSQTASTQPQQTHPSACTGPMSGVSPHLQKSSPHTSSSTAPIAITAHQKSLLKKSNSFIGGPSMFLTGGPSGQPTAVGASSNGMLKMRAGKLLLVPSFSIDNLSNITELPSGSPAGEQDYCNGQSSSNGSATNSGKTTPTNNGPITPSAESVLPANCSTFMTRYNLSNLVFLDLYDNQIEKISCLDGLKSLTVLLLGKNRITDIGGLVSLKSTLRVLDLHGNKISNITGKISQLQELKSLNLAGNALRQIQTQDFAGLFSLKELNLKRNRIKKIFGFDDLHNLERLWLCHNDLQCVEDMSAIAKAINLKEVTIENNPVSLAGDCVSFLVSYLPGLVSLSQMQITEQVRRAASAWRKNKELSDSKYSNLSSDVCQSMRREEIISNARTNWELLRSQQSTVIARGAQRLTANGIIPKDADLLLEPNATNNAQLAENGGPVTGAGVEKSARKSNGTAQGTVTVTRPLRLANGKKTTNRKPLVRSSSQDNSSSQVSEQGGEEYFRLPPILAPFLEQTTTKPGEGEGSVTSGVGTHADSSVSSGFSSDNDEQLNLEKEMDKQTTLVACSSNSTPDKESDTDRMVPVTSAASDMPEEDRSSDLAVSTDLPALEVMTPRVDEVKLPSPTDDQPQPDTSQTTDEANLDKLSTLSTLSAKSASESVITIASSNSDSTGSTTDSAGSSSAGGGGGGGSGSGGSTSGHTSSIATERGRTHKTKLSTPIKRYGTGTLARTQTARNNALPSNGASLANTSNLANASNAGTLSATSAAGAGGVYAGIPSSNYGPPTISTGTGKSGKSGEREREQGGDYLIEICGRYLNVYGLGALRFIDKQWNMQKACDVHTVKFSYINFNSITAILCRIKVRFVNAENFIFRETNITCLGQINALAESQGIASLTIDPEGNPLASRSWRSYAIYRLSHWGLKQVNGTEVTPEEVQTAEATYAGLSDLVLWSLPEGLLQPLLQRLRLEETAHASKMTAKEWLMQADPSLKNIVGKEALQWKKHSTTQDDTVMRAKGKAYFAKMLENTCNAVEKLQRLETMWPVLLLEMIRNTLIDYSQIDVYVKGMLVELLK; from the coding sequence ATGAGTACACCGAAGATTCGGGGAAAGTCCGGCATTCACATCAACGATGGTATCATCGGTCCGAGTGCGTCCAGTGCGGCTGTCGGTGGAGTCGGTGGGCCCGCACACAACGCACTGCTCAAGATCGAATCCGTCGTGCCAAAGCTCACGACCCGCGGTGCTAACGGTCCGGGCACGAACATTGTGCTGGCCTCCGGACATTCCACTCGCTTGCGTACGTTTCATCGCTCCCACAGTACGCTTAGCTCGTCGTACCTGCGAAAGGTTACTGCTGCCGCTGCGGCTGATTATAATCGCCAGCAGCGAATCCATCCGGGCCCGGTCCGACCGGAACCGATCTGCGAGCGAGGAAGTTATGGACCGTCGCCACCACCGCCTGCAGCACCATCACTCTCGCAAGCGCTGCTCGATACCACCGGTCAGCAGCTGCTAGCGGGATACGCAGAAACACCTCCCCTGGACAGTACGCTGATCGTACAGAATGGCGTTCCGAGCATACGCCGATCGCAGAAAGATCGTGAGAAGCACCCGGATCGGGTAAATCTCGATCGGAAAGGGCTCAGCTCTATACCGCTCATTGAGGACGAACCGAACCTGCGGCTACTCTCGCTACAGCACAACCTGATCAACTCGTTCCACATCCCACCGGAAGCTGATCCGAACAACAACCTAAATCACCATGGTCCTCCTCCGATCGCTGGTGGACATTGTGTGATTAACGGTGGTGAGCTTAAGCCTGCTACCGCACTCTACCCATCAGCCAGCAGTCCACCAACGCCTACCAAACCTTCGCCTAGTGGCACACCAACTAATGGGCCCATGGGCGCCACTGGACCTTCGTCATCGTCTTACGGAACTACCAAACCCTCCGCCAAACAGTTCCTGCGCCAGAAATCAACGTCCCGCGGTCAACTGCTGATGAGTACTAATCTCGCTTCTCTCGGACCACCGGGAGTATCCGGTACTGGCAATGGACCGGTAACAGGAAGCTTCATCCAAAGCAAGATAACGATCGGTACCAAACAGTCTGGTTCGCAAACCGCCTCAACACAACCACAGCAAACTCATCCATCCGCCTGTACCGGTCCAATGTCCGGTGTATCACCGCACCTCCAGAAATCGTCTCCACACACATCTTCCTCCACAGCGCCGATCGCCATTACGGCGCATCAGAAAAGTTTGCTCAAAAAGTCCAACAGTTTCATCGGTGGCCCTAGCATGTTTCTAACCGGCGGTCCGAGCGGACAACCCACTGCTGTCGGTGCGTCTTCGAACGGGATGCTGAAAATGCGAGCTGGTAAGCTGCTGCTCGTACCATCGTTCAGCATCGATAACCTCAGCAACATTACCGAGCTACCTTCCGGCAGTCCGGCAGGTGAGCAAGATTACTGTAACGGTCAGTCTAGCAGCAATGGAAGTGCGACCAACAGTGGCAAAACAACGCCAACAAACAACGGACCAATAACGCCCTCGGCGGAGAGTGTACTGCCAGCGAACTGCAGCACCTTCATGACACGCTACAACCTAAGCAATCTGGTGTTTCTCGATCTGTACGACAACCAGATCGAGAAGATCTCCTGTCTGGATGGGCTCAAGAGTTTGACGGTGCTGCTGCTCGGCAAAAACCGTATCACCGACATCGGGGGACTGGTATCGCTCAAGAGCACACTGCGCGTGCTAGATCTGCACGGTAACAAGATTAGCAACATTACGGGCAAGATCAGCCAGCTGCAGGAGCTGAAGTCTCTCAACCTTGCCGGTAACGCACTGCGCCAGATACAAACGCAAGATTTTGCGGGTCTGTTCAGTCTGAAGGAGCTAAATCTCAAGCGAAACCGCATCAAGAAGATATTCGGATTCGACGATCTGCACAATCTCGAGCGGCTCTGGCTGTGCCACAACGATCTGCAGTGTGTTGAGGATATGTCGGCGATCGCGAAAGCGATCAACCTGAAGGAGGTAACGATTGAAAACAATCCCGTCTCGCTCGCTGGCGattgtgtttcgtttctgGTAAGCTACCTGCCGGGACTGGTATCGCTCAGCCAGATGCAGATTACCGAGCAGGTGCGCCGGGCTGCATCGGCCTGGCGCAAAAACAAGGAACTCTCCGATAGCAAATACTCAAATCTGTCGTCGGACGTGTGTCAAAGTATGCGACGGGAGGAAATCATTTCCAATGCACGCACTAACTGGGAGTTGCTCCGATCGCAACAATCGACCGTCATTGCACGCGGTGCACAACGACTCACTGCCAATGGGATCATCCCGAAAGATGCCGACCTACTGCTAGAACCCAATGCGACGAACAACGCACAACTAGCGGAGAATGGTGGTCCGGTGACCGGTGCCGGTGTAGAGAAATCGGCACGAAAGAGTAATGGGACAGCGCAGGGTACCGTCACGGTTACACGACCACTTAGGTTGGCGAATGGGAAGAAAACTACCAATCGAAAGCCCTTGGTTCGGTCTTCCTCACAAGATAATTCCAGTTCGCAAGTGTCTGAACAGGGAGGCGAAGAATACTTTCGGCTACCACCGATTCTTGCACCATTTCTGGAACAAACCACTACCAAGCCCGGTGAAGGCGAAGGGTCAGTTACATCAGGTGTAGGTACACATGCGGATTCGAGCGTATCCAGTGGCTTTAGCTCGGACAATGATGAGCAGCTTAATCTCGAGAAGGAAATGGATAAACAGACAACGCTTGTAGCGTGCAGTTCAAACTCCACTCCGGATAAAGAATCCGACACCGATCGGATGGTGCCAGTAACGTCGGCAGCTTCAGATATGCCAGAAGAAGATAGGAGCAGTGATCTTGCCGTTTCCACAGATCTTCCCGCACTGGAGGTAATGACACCGCGTGTCGATGAGGTGAAGCTCCCTTCGCCTACAGATGATCAACCACAGCCGGACACTAGTCAGACAACGGACGAAGCTAATCTCGACAAATTGTCCACCCTGTCGACGCTCTCGGCGAAAAGTGCCTCCGAGTCGGTTATTACAATCGCTTCCTCGAACTCCGATTCCACCGGTTCCACAACGGACTCGGCTGGAAGTAGTTCGGCCGGTGGtgggggtggtggtggcagTGGCAGTGGAGGTAGTACGAGTGGTCACACCTCTTCCATAGCCACCGAACGAGGACGAACGCACAAAACGAAGCTTAGCACTCCCATTAAGCGGTATGGCACTGGAACTCTCGCTCGGACGCAAACCGCACGCAACAACGCCCTCCCATCCAACGGCGCCAGTTTGGCCAATACGTCCAACCTGGCAAACGCCTCCAATGCAGGCACACTTTCAGCAACCAGCGCGGCAGGTGCCGGTGGAGTGTATGCAGGAATACCCAGCAGCAATTACGGCCCGCCCACCATCAGTACCGGCACCGGCAAGTCGGGCAAATCGGGCGAACGCGAACGTGAACAGGGTGGTGACTATCTGATCGAGATCTGTGGCCGCTACCTGAACGTGTACGGGCTTGGTGCGCTCCGGTTCATCGACAAGCAGTGGAACATGCAGAAGGCGTGCGACGTCCATACGGTGAAGTTTAGCTACATCAACTTCAACAGCATCACGGCCATCCTCTGCCGGATCAAGGTGCGGTTCGTGAATGCGGAAAATTTCATCTTTCGCGAAACGAACATTACCTGCCTCGGGCAGATTAATGCGCTGGCCGAAAGTCAAGGCATCGCGTCACTGACGATCGACCCGGAGGGCAACCCGTTGGCGTCGCGGTCTTGGCGCAGCTACGCCATCTACCGGCTGTCACACTGGGGCCTGAAGCAGGTGAACGGGACCGAGGTGACGCCCGAGGAGGTGCAAACCGCCGAGGCCACGTACGCCGGCCTGTCCGATCTGGTGCTGTGGTCCCTCCCGGAAGGGCTTCTGCAGCCGCTGTTGCAGCGGTTGCGGCTCGAGGAGACGGCACACGCCTCCAAGATGACGGCCAAAGAGTGGCTGATGCAGGCGGACCCATCGCTCAAGAACATCGTCGGCAAGGAGGCCCTACAGTGGAAGAAGCACAGCACCACCCAGGACGATACGGTGATGCGGGCCAAGGGCAAAGCGTACTTTGCCAAGATGCTGGAAAACACCTGCAATGCGGTGGAGAAGCTTCAGCGGCTCGAAACGATGTGGCCGGTCCTGTTGCTGGAGATGATCCGCAACACGCTGATCGACTACTCGCAGATAGATGTGTACGTGAAGGGCATGCTGGTGGAGTTGCTGAAGTAA